The region CAAGTCAAAAGCTTGATTTTCAAGTGAAATAGAGAGGAATATTGGATGAAAAAAGGAACAGAATGTATTGGATTAGTAGAGCGAATTGAGTTTCCTAACAAAGGAATTGTAATGGTGGATGATGAGAAGATTATCGTGAAAAATGCCATCACAGGTCAGAAAGTTCGTTTTGTAGTTAATAAAGTAAGAAAAGGAAAAAGCGAAGGTAGATTATTAGAAGTAGTAGAAAAATCTTCACTGGAAACGAAAGAAGCTGTTTGTTCTCATTTTGGAGATTGTGGCGGTTGTACTTATCAAACTATACCTTATGAAACTCAGATTAAAATAAAGGCAGATCAAGTGAAGAAGTTAATTGATGAGGTAATCGCGACAGATAATAAAGAGTATGAGTTTCAAGGAATTGAGGGTAGCCCATTAGAGTTTGGGTACCGAAATAAGATGGAGTTTTCATTTGGTGACGAATTTAAAGATGGACCACTGGCACTTGGACTTCATAAAAAAGGAAGCTTCTATGATATTGTTACAACATCAGATTGTAAATTGGTACATGAAGATTATAATCGCATCTTAGGATGTGTGCTATCCTTAGCAAAAGAATATAACCTTAACTATTATCACAAGATGAGTCATGAGGGTTATCTACGTCACCTTTTAATTCGTCGTGCAGCCAGAACAGGGGAAATTCTTGTAAGCTTAATTACAACTTCACAAACGAATGTCTTAGTAAATGGGGAAGAAGAATTTTTAAATAAACTACGTGAGTCTCTTAAAAACCTTTCCTTAGAAGGTAGTATTGTTGGAATACTTCATACAGTAAATGATAGTCTTGCAGATGTAGTACAAAGTGATCGTACGGATATTCTTGATGGTCAAGACTTCATCTTCGAAGAGGTTTTAGGGCTTAAATTTAAAATTTCAACCTTCTCTTTCTTTCAAACAAATTCACTAGGAGCGGAAGTGCTTTATAACTGTGTTCGTGATTTTGTCGGCGAAACAAAGGATAAGCTTATCTTTGACTTATATAGTGGAACAGGAACAATTGCTCAGTTATTGGCTCCGGTAGCTAAGAAAGTGATCGGTGTAGAGATCGTGGGAGAAGCTGTTGTTGCTGCTAGGGAGAATGCTTCCTTAAACAAATTAACTAACTGTGAATTTATCGCGGGTGATGTCTTAAAGGTAATCGACACGATTGAAGAAAAACCTGATTTAATTGTACTTGATCCTCCAAGAGATGGAATTCATCCAAAAGCACTTGATAAAATAATTGATTACGGGGTAGACCGTTTGGTTTATATTTCATGTAAACCAAGTAGTTTAGCGAGAGATCTTGTGGTACTTCAGGAGAGAGGGTATTGGGTGGAGAAGGTAAGGTGTGTGGATATGTTTCCTTGCACAGTGCATACAGAGACAGTTTGCTTACTTAATAGAACAAAATAGATTAATTTGTGATATAATGAAATTATCGAATAATTAGTTTTAATAATGAAATAAGTAGCGGAGTCTTTATGATGGAACGCAAAACCTTATTTTTTGATTAAAATATACACTGTTAATAAAAATTAAGCTTATAAGTTATCTGGAATATATAAAATTTCGTTTGAGCAAATGATCAAAATTTTAATTAAGCATAAAAAACTAGAAGAAAAGAAATTAGAAAAAATGAATTGTAATAAAATTCAAATTCTTTAGAGCCTTTGTTTGTTATTTGAGGGTATAAAATTTTCTTGGTTAAATGTTATTTTGAAAGTAATCTTTTTATAATACTTATTTAATGAAGATATGGGGGAAATATAATGGAAGTGGAAGATATTGTTTTATCAGTTAAGGAATGGAATAGAAAAGGGAATGTTTGTAATTCTCAAAAGGACTATGATAAAGCTATTGAATGCTATAATAAGGCAATTCAAATAAATGAAAACCATGAATATCCTTGGAATGGTCTTGGAAATGTTTATAACTCTCTAAAGGACTATGATAAAGCTATTGAATGCTATAATAAGGCAATTCAAATAAATGAAAATTATAAAAATCCATGGAATGGCCTTGGAATTGTTTATAACTCTCTAAAGGACTATGATAAAGCTATTGAATGCTATAATAAGGCAATTCAAATAAATGAAAATTTTATAAATCCTTGGAATGGCCTTGGAAATATTTATAGCTCTCAAAATGATTATGATAAAGCTTTTGAATGCTATAATAAAGCAATTCAAATAGATGAAAATCAAGAAAATCCTTGGAATGGTCTTGGAAATGTTTATTCCTTTCAAAAGGACTATGATAAAGCTATTGAATGCTACAATAAGGCAATTCAAATAAATGAAATTTTTGAAAATCCTTGGAATGGTCTTGGAAATGTTTATTCTTTTCAAAAGGACTATGATAAAGCTATTGAATGCTACAATAAGGCAATTCAAATAAATGAAAATCAAGAAAGTCCTTGGAATGGTCTTGGAAATATTTATTACTTTCAAAAGTACTATGATAAAGCTATTAAATGCTACAATAAGGCAATTCAGATAAATAAAAATTATGAACTTCCTTGGAATGGCTTTGGAAGGGTTTATGAAAAACAAAAAGACTATAATAAAGCTATTGAATGTTATAAAAATTCGTTTGCTATTAATCCAAATTATAGATCTCCATATAACAATCTCACTAATTTATGTGAAAAGTTAGAAAAAGAAAAAAATTTTACCTATAATATTGAAAAATTATTAGAATTTAATCCATCAAATCAAGAAGCATATAGGATATATGGAAATTTTTTGATGGAATGGAAACTATTAAATGAATCACCAAAAAGTTTAAATAAAATAAGAAGTTTTTTTGAAACATCAATAAGATATTATGAATCTGTTAAAGATAATTCTGGAATCTCTTTATCTAGAATCAGTTTGGAAAAATTAGAGTCATTGCTAAATGATCTAAATGATAACGAGACCAAACAAAAAAATGATATTAATTCTCCAATGCATAAAGTTATGTATGCTATTAAGGAAAGTAAAATAAGAGACAAATCTAATATTACAAAAAGGTCGTTTTTACCTTTTATTAACGCAAATTTTGAGTATAAAGATGACTTAACTACTGTTGAAAATGAACCACAAGTCTATTTTGAGGTTCTTAGAAGATGGAATTCTTATACCCCAATTATTGCAGATAATTATGAGGTAAGTAAAGGTGGGGGTTACTTTATTAAATATAGGGACAAGGGAATTATAATCGACCCAGGATTCAATTTTATTGATAATTTTAAAAATGCAGGTCATTTTTTTAAAGATATTGATATGATATTTATTTCACATGCACACAATGATCATATGGCTGATTTAGAATCAATTTTAACCCTTCTCCACAAATATAATGATGAGATAAAAGAATCAGATGATCTTTCTAAGGAAGATACAATAAAAAAAGAAATTTCAAAACGAGATAATATTTCATATAATGAAGTAACTGCTGAAAATATAGAAAAGGAGTTTTTAAAATCTAATAGAAGAAAAATAATAGAATTCTATATGCCATTAAGTGTTTTCAAATTTTATTCGGGTCTTTTTGAATTAACTGCTAAAACTAATTATAGAATTCACATTATTGAGGATGGCTCCATATGTAGTTTGGGTGATAAATATACTACCGATACTAGGGATTCATTTAGAATACGAACAATAAGAGCAAAGCACAGAGATATGATTTCTGATATTTGCGCGATTGGTCTTTCGATTGAATTCAAAAATTTAGTAATTCTCTACACAGGCGATACAGGATGGGATGAAAATATAGGAGTTCAATATTCAGAACTAAAGGCTTCCTATCAGGAAAAGAACGTTATTTTACTGGCTCATATAGGTGGATTTAAAGATTGTGAGGACAATTATTTAACCGGTGGAAAAGATTCGGATATATTTTACAAGAATCATCTTGGAAGATTAGGTTTAGTTAAATTGAACGAAGAACTTAAGCCTGATATGTGCCTTATATCTGAATTTGGCGAAGAATTTAAAGGCAACCGAACTGATTTAGCTGCTATTTTTCAAGAAGCCTTTGAAAATAAAATTTTATTTTTCCCGGTAGATATAGGGTTTCGGCTAGATATGAATAATAGAAAAATAAAATGTATTCAGAATGCTGAAGAAAATCCATATTCACTTAAATATTCCTATAAAGATCCTTGTGATGTAAGAGCCTATGAGCATAAGAAAAATTATTCCTTGCACTATTATGATAGGAATCTTGACTCAAGGCTGATAACTGCAGTTGTATCTGAACTGGTTAGTCAGAACAAATTGTGATTGAATGAAAATTAATTTATCTAAGTTTCTACCGAGTTCCCAACAGCCTCACACGTCATCTTTTTGTATTTTCAAGGCATGTGGAGACGGTGGTTCTGCAGAAGAGAAACAGCTAAATTATTGAATGAAGCTAATAGAGTTTCATTAGAATTGAGGACGGGAGAGTAAAAACTTTCACGTCCTTTTTTAAGTTTTGCTGGTGCATTTCATGATGCTGGAAAGGTTGGTTAAGGAGGAAGCAATCTTATTTTTTACTACTTTGAAGGTAAGTGGCTAATAATACCGCACATCGACTACCATTAAATTAGGAAATATAATTGTAACAAAATAAGTGGAGCATTTCACTCCAGATGGAGGTTTACAATCATGCGATAGCACTACAAACATTACAGCAACGCTGAAAAGACAAAGGTAATAAATCCGATTTATTTTGCTATGCCAGAGAGTCAGTTGTTAAAAAAATAATTGAAGCTACTGATTATCTTCCCTGTGGTTACAAGTTTGTAATTAAAGAAGCATATAGACCTCTATCACTACAAAGAGGATTTTTTGAAGGAGCATTTAAATATTATAAAACTCAATATCCATTAAAAAATAATGATGAAATTTATAAATTAACATGTCAATATGTAGCACCTGTTAAAGTAGCTGGACATCCAACTGGTGGGGCAATAGACATAACTTTGATCAAGGATGGAATTGAATTGGATATGGGATCGGAATTTAATGAAGCACCTATTGAACCAGAAAATCTTTCACATCTGCATTCCACCTATATAAATGATCTAGGTAAAGCAAACCGAAAAATAAAATACTTATCGATTGCATGGAAAAGGTGGATTTGTAAATTATCCAACTGAATGGTGGCATTGGTCATATGGGGGTTGCTATTGGGCTTTCCTAAATAACTGTGATGCTTTTTATACAGCAACTGATGAGAATGAAATAATGTAAAAACATTAGATAAGGGATTAAAAGATTAGTCACCGCCAAGGCCCTACCAGGCTCAAGTGGTATCTTTTTTATCTCCTCAAGGCATGTAGAGACTGTAGTTCTGTTACAGCGAAAAAACAGTTAAATTATTGGAGAGAAACAATAGAAATATACTAAAAATAAAGGACATGAGAGTGGAAACTTTCACGTCCTATTTTTATAGAAAAAGATACGGATTGGTCAGCATTATTTTTCCTAAAATAAAATAAAGAAAAAATTATTAGTAGGCTAATTATAATAGTAGTTCCTGTAATATAAGACTTGAAATTCCTCATAATATCTGCTCCCAATTCATAGTTTGTAAATAATTGTTTATTATTGATATCGTATAATGAATTGTTATAATATTCAACTACAAATTCGTTGCAGAAGAGAAAAGTTCGTCTCGTTTTGCTTTCCCAATGTTGTATTTATTCTTTATCAAGGGTATTATAAGTGTATGGTTTATTAGTGCGAACCAACGAACAGACTAGGCGAGGTATTGATTACGGATAAAAGAGAACAAATTGAAACGATACAAGAAGATTTTAAGAATGCACAAGCGATTTTGACAGCAATCGGAGATGAAACACGCCAGATAATACTTCTGGTCTTAATGGGCTCCGATTGTAAAAGCGGTATGCGTGTTGGTGAAATCACGGAAAAAACACACCTCTCGCGCCCTGCTGTATCGCATCAATTGAAAATATTGAAGGATATAGGAATTGTAAGAATGAGAGAAGAAGGAACTAAAAACTACTATTATATCAATGTTTCAGCAAAACTAAATATATTAAAAAAATTGGTTCTAGACATTGAAAATTTGATGAAAGAGTTTTATCAGTAAAGTTAACATATTTTTCAGTTGACATTATCAACCGCAAAATAAATTTTAGGAGGTAATTTCATGCGCAGTGCGATAGAAGACAGAGTTTCAAGGAGAAAGTTTGAAAAGGAACCGATTACTGAACAGGAAAAGGAGAAAATTGTTTCTCTTATTAATCAATTAAATGAAGTATCCGGTTTAACAATGGCATTTCTAGAGGATGGAAGCAGTGCTTTTCAAAAGTTAAGAAAGAGTTATGGGCTATTTACCAATGTGCGTTCTCTAATATTGATGAAAGGCAAGAAAGAGGATAAAAACCTGAAGGAAAAGATTGGATATTACGGAGAAGATTTAATTCTAGATATA is a window of Lachnoclostridium phytofermentans ISDg DNA encoding:
- the rlmD gene encoding 23S rRNA (uracil(1939)-C(5))-methyltransferase RlmD, with the translated sequence MKKGTECIGLVERIEFPNKGIVMVDDEKIIVKNAITGQKVRFVVNKVRKGKSEGRLLEVVEKSSLETKEAVCSHFGDCGGCTYQTIPYETQIKIKADQVKKLIDEVIATDNKEYEFQGIEGSPLEFGYRNKMEFSFGDEFKDGPLALGLHKKGSFYDIVTTSDCKLVHEDYNRILGCVLSLAKEYNLNYYHKMSHEGYLRHLLIRRAARTGEILVSLITTSQTNVLVNGEEEFLNKLRESLKNLSLEGSIVGILHTVNDSLADVVQSDRTDILDGQDFIFEEVLGLKFKISTFSFFQTNSLGAEVLYNCVRDFVGETKDKLIFDLYSGTGTIAQLLAPVAKKVIGVEIVGEAVVAARENASLNKLTNCEFIAGDVLKVIDTIEEKPDLIVLDPPRDGIHPKALDKIIDYGVDRLVYISCKPSSLARDLVVLQERGYWVEKVRCVDMFPCTVHTETVCLLNRTK
- a CDS encoding ArsR/SmtB family transcription factor produces the protein METIQEDFKNAQAILTAIGDETRQIILLVLMGSDCKSGMRVGEITEKTHLSRPAVSHQLKILKDIGIVRMREEGTKNYYYINVSAKLNILKKLVLDIENLMKEFYQ
- a CDS encoding MBL fold metallo-hydrolase, whose product is MEVEDIVLSVKEWNRKGNVCNSQKDYDKAIECYNKAIQINENHEYPWNGLGNVYNSLKDYDKAIECYNKAIQINENYKNPWNGLGIVYNSLKDYDKAIECYNKAIQINENFINPWNGLGNIYSSQNDYDKAFECYNKAIQIDENQENPWNGLGNVYSFQKDYDKAIECYNKAIQINEIFENPWNGLGNVYSFQKDYDKAIECYNKAIQINENQESPWNGLGNIYYFQKYYDKAIKCYNKAIQINKNYELPWNGFGRVYEKQKDYNKAIECYKNSFAINPNYRSPYNNLTNLCEKLEKEKNFTYNIEKLLEFNPSNQEAYRIYGNFLMEWKLLNESPKSLNKIRSFFETSIRYYESVKDNSGISLSRISLEKLESLLNDLNDNETKQKNDINSPMHKVMYAIKESKIRDKSNITKRSFLPFINANFEYKDDLTTVENEPQVYFEVLRRWNSYTPIIADNYEVSKGGGYFIKYRDKGIIIDPGFNFIDNFKNAGHFFKDIDMIFISHAHNDHMADLESILTLLHKYNDEIKESDDLSKEDTIKKEISKRDNISYNEVTAENIEKEFLKSNRRKIIEFYMPLSVFKFYSGLFELTAKTNYRIHIIEDGSICSLGDKYTTDTRDSFRIRTIRAKHRDMISDICAIGLSIEFKNLVILYTGDTGWDENIGVQYSELKASYQEKNVILLAHIGGFKDCEDNYLTGGKDSDIFYKNHLGRLGLVKLNEELKPDMCLISEFGEEFKGNRTDLAAIFQEAFENKILFFPVDIGFRLDMNNRKIKCIQNAEENPYSLKYSYKDPCDVRAYEHKKNYSLHYYDRNLDSRLITAVVSELVSQNKL
- a CDS encoding M15 family metallopeptidase domain-containing protein, which encodes MEATDYLPCGYKFVIKEAYRPLSLQRGFFEGAFKYYKTQYPLKNNDEIYKLTCQYVAPVKVAGHPTGGAIDITLIKDGIELDMGSEFNEAPIEPENLSHLHSTYINDLGKANRKIKYLSIAWKRWICKLSN